One stretch of Harpia harpyja isolate bHarHar1 chromosome 17, bHarHar1 primary haplotype, whole genome shotgun sequence DNA includes these proteins:
- the RASL11A gene encoding ras-like protein family member 11A encodes MRLPSMSQPFLLAPIAECAPGPPGAQVRLAVMGARGVGKSAMIVRFLTKRFIGDYEPNTGSLYSRLVRLEGDHVAVQIQDTPGSVQVQEDCVQVLDSLSRCVKWAEGFLLVYSITDYSSYQSVRPLYQHIRKVHPDARTPIIIVGNKADLLHARQVQAKEGLQLANELGSLFLEISTSDDSQGVCDVFQYLCKEVSKLQHAGSTDRRRSSIIPRPRSPNMQDLKRRFKQALSPKVK; translated from the exons ATGCGCCTGCCGAGCATGTCGCAGCCCTTCCTGCTGGCGCCCATCGCCGAGtgcgccccggggccgcccggcgCCCAGGTCCGGCTGGCGGTGATGGGCGCCCGCGGCGTCGGCAAGAGCG CGATGATCGTGCGGTTCTTGACGAAGCGGTTCATCGGGGACTACGAGCCCAACACAG gcagcctctACTCCCGGCTGGTCCGTCTGGAGGGGGACCACGTTGCCGTGCAGATCCAAGACACGCCGGGGAGCGTCCAG GTGCAGGAAGACTGCGTGCAGGTGCTGGACTCCCTGTCCCGCTGCGTGAAGTGGGCAGAGGGCTTCCTCCTGGTCTACTCCATCACGGACTACAGCAGCTACCAGTCAGTCCGACCTCTCTACCAGCACATACGCAAGGTCCACCCAGATGCCAGGACTCCCATCATTATCGTGGGGAACAAAGCGGACCTCCTCCATGCCAGGCAAGTACAGGCGAAAGAGGGACTACAGCTGGCAAACGAACTGGGCAGCCTGTTCTTGGAAATCTCCACGAGCGATGACTCCCAAGGCGTCTGCGATGTTTTCCAGTATCTTTGCAAGGAGGTCAGCAAACTACAGCACGCCGGCAGCACGGACAGGAGGCGATCGTCCATCATCCCTCGGCCCAGGTCTCCCAACATGCAAGATCTAAAGAGACGTTTCAAACAGGCTTTATCTCCCAAAGTCAAATAA